From Kineosporia succinea, the proteins below share one genomic window:
- the rsmI gene encoding 16S rRNA (cytidine(1402)-2'-O)-methyltransferase codes for MTGRLVLAATPIGDPEDASVRLSRLIETADLIAAEDTRRFRRLAAALGITPQGRVISNHEHNEGYRSTELLEVVAGGGTVLVVSDAGMPGVSDPGLRAVQAVVDAGFPVTALPGPSAALTALALSGLPTDRFCFEGFPPRTSGKRSSAFRALAAEPRTMIFFESPRRTADTLAAMSDAFGADRPAAVCRELTKTYEEIRRGPLGDLASWAASSEVLGEICLVVGGAPEPVPVDLSDPSAASTLVTQVLERVDAGERLKEAVAAVAAQAGANKRGLYDAAVRARSDS; via the coding sequence GTGACCGGCCGCCTGGTTCTGGCCGCCACCCCGATCGGCGACCCGGAAGACGCCTCGGTGCGGCTGAGCCGCCTGATCGAGACCGCCGACCTGATCGCCGCCGAGGACACCCGGCGGTTCCGGCGTCTGGCCGCGGCCCTGGGGATCACCCCGCAGGGCCGGGTGATCAGCAACCACGAGCACAACGAGGGCTACCGGTCCACCGAGCTGCTCGAGGTGGTCGCCGGTGGCGGCACGGTGCTGGTGGTGAGTGACGCGGGCATGCCGGGGGTCTCGGATCCCGGGCTGCGGGCGGTGCAGGCCGTGGTCGATGCCGGGTTCCCGGTCACGGCTCTGCCCGGGCCGTCGGCCGCGCTGACCGCGCTGGCGCTGAGCGGGCTGCCCACCGACCGGTTCTGCTTCGAGGGGTTCCCGCCCCGCACCAGCGGCAAGCGCTCGTCGGCCTTCCGGGCGCTGGCCGCCGAGCCACGCACGATGATCTTCTTCGAGTCGCCGCGCCGGACGGCCGACACCCTGGCGGCGATGAGTGACGCCTTCGGGGCCGACCGCCCGGCGGCGGTGTGCCGGGAGCTGACCAAGACCTACGAGGAGATCCGGCGCGGCCCGCTGGGCGACCTGGCTTCCTGGGCCGCGTCTTCGGAGGTGCTGGGGGAGATCTGCCTGGTGGTGGGTGGAGCCCCGGAACCGGTGCCGGTCGACCTGTCCGACCCGTCGGCGGCCTCCACGCTGGTCACCCAGGTGCTCGAGCGGGTGGACGCGGGGGAGCGGCTCAAGGAGGCCGTCGCCGCCGTGGCGGCCCAGGCGGGTGCGAACAAGCGCGGGCTCTACGACGCCGCGGTGCGGGCGCGTTCGGACTCGTAG
- a CDS encoding dolichyl-phosphate-mannose--protein mannosyltransferase, translated as MTRVTSSAVATRAAVREVQPPSPIRRQPRLSPRGWLAVLAVTAFGGFIRFWHLGRPGTLVFDETYYVKQGWSMIRAGYELAWQGKGEDVDPRWNKGDIDVFTSSPDFVVHPPVGKWMIGLGEWVFGPTSSFGWRFSSALVGTLSILMIILIARRLFGSTLLGLTAGLLLSIDGEHFVHSRTGLLDVFVMFWALAAFGCVLVDRDTGRRRLALRAQAEFAEREQTTGDSFRWWMGVHWWRIAAAVCLGLCAGTKWSGLYFALVFGIMIILWDAGARRAVGLRHWFLGSVFWGAISGAGMLVVAGATYLASWTGWFLSSDGYDRQWAAENPGQGITWLPEALRSLAFYHSQMWNFNINLEATHPYMANPWSWIVMGRPTAFYYEDPTLGQKGCTVDQCSEAITALGNPVIWWGATLGIVVLLFRWAARRDWRAGAVLAGLVAGYLPWFQYQHRTIFNFYTIAFTPWVVLTLVYVLGLILGRTHDSSRRRRNGAWLAGSVVVLAVLAFWFFVPIYTAQVIPQSSWSDRMWLPSWI; from the coding sequence ATGACGCGGGTGACCAGCTCAGCCGTGGCCACGCGCGCCGCGGTGCGCGAGGTCCAGCCCCCCTCGCCGATCCGGCGCCAGCCCCGCCTGAGCCCGCGGGGCTGGCTCGCCGTGCTGGCCGTCACCGCGTTCGGCGGCTTCATCCGGTTCTGGCACCTGGGCCGTCCCGGCACCCTGGTGTTCGACGAGACCTACTACGTCAAGCAGGGCTGGTCGATGATCCGGGCCGGCTACGAGCTGGCCTGGCAGGGCAAGGGCGAGGACGTCGACCCGCGCTGGAACAAGGGCGACATCGACGTCTTCACCAGCTCTCCCGACTTCGTGGTGCACCCGCCGGTCGGCAAGTGGATGATCGGCCTGGGCGAGTGGGTCTTCGGCCCGACCAGCTCGTTCGGCTGGCGCTTCTCGTCCGCCCTGGTCGGCACCCTGTCGATCCTGATGATCATCCTGATCGCCCGGCGGTTGTTCGGGTCCACCCTGCTCGGCCTCACCGCCGGTCTGCTGCTCTCGATCGACGGCGAGCACTTCGTGCACAGCCGCACCGGTCTGCTCGACGTCTTCGTGATGTTCTGGGCCCTGGCCGCGTTCGGGTGCGTGCTGGTCGACCGGGACACCGGCCGCCGCCGGCTGGCGCTGCGGGCGCAGGCCGAGTTCGCCGAGCGCGAGCAGACCACCGGCGACTCGTTCCGCTGGTGGATGGGTGTGCACTGGTGGCGCATCGCCGCCGCGGTCTGCCTCGGCCTGTGCGCCGGCACCAAGTGGTCGGGCCTCTACTTCGCCCTGGTCTTCGGCATCATGATCATCCTGTGGGACGCCGGGGCCCGCCGGGCGGTCGGCCTGCGGCACTGGTTCCTGGGTTCGGTGTTCTGGGGCGCGATCTCCGGCGCCGGGATGCTCGTGGTCGCCGGTGCCACCTACCTGGCCTCGTGGACCGGGTGGTTCCTCTCCAGCGACGGGTACGACCGGCAGTGGGCCGCCGAGAACCCCGGGCAGGGCATCACCTGGCTCCCGGAGGCGCTGCGGAGCCTGGCGTTCTACCACTCGCAGATGTGGAACTTCAACATCAACCTGGAGGCCACGCACCCGTACATGGCCAACCCCTGGTCGTGGATCGTGATGGGCCGCCCCACCGCCTTCTACTACGAAGACCCGACGCTGGGGCAGAAGGGCTGCACGGTCGACCAGTGCTCCGAGGCCATCACCGCGCTCGGCAACCCGGTGATCTGGTGGGGTGCGACGCTCGGCATCGTGGTGCTGCTGTTCCGCTGGGCGGCGCGCCGCGACTGGCGCGCCGGGGCCGTGCTGGCCGGGCTGGTGGCCGGTTACCTGCCCTGGTTCCAGTACCAGCACCGCACGATCTTCAACTTCTACACGATCGCGTTCACCCCGTGGGTCGTGCTCACCCTGGTCTACGTGCTCGGCCTGATCCTCGGGCGCACCCACGACTCCTCGCGGCGACGGCGCAACGGGGCCTGGCTCGCCGGTTCGGTGGTCGTGCTCGCGGTGCTGGCCTTCTGGTTCTTCGTGCCGATCTACACCGCTCAGGTCATCCCGCAGTCCAGCTGGAGCGACCGGATGTGGCTGCCCAGCTGGATCTAG
- a CDS encoding LLM class F420-dependent oxidoreductase: MRIGMPLPYSGSFVETVDQLPDYHAAGLGIVYVAEVYGFDAVSQLGFIAAKVPGLEIASNILPIYTRTPALLAMTAAGLDHVSGGRFTLGLGASGPQVIEGFHGVRYDAPVGRTREIVEICRQVWRREKLEHAGPHYRIPREGGLGKPLKLINHPERGRIPILIAAMGPKNVELAAEVAEGWAPFFFRPEGFQEVWGASLASGFSRRAPELGALDVVVPVPVAIGDGTEALLEFARPQFALYIGGMGAKGKNFYHDLATRYGYGAQADRIQELYLAGRKEEAAAAVPADLLRSTALVGPASWVAERLAALDEAGVTTLSIQPFDRTHAERVKTIETLAGLLP; the protein is encoded by the coding sequence GTGCGGATCGGTATGCCGCTGCCGTACAGCGGGAGTTTCGTCGAGACCGTCGATCAGCTGCCCGATTACCACGCGGCCGGCCTGGGCATCGTCTACGTCGCCGAGGTCTACGGCTTCGACGCCGTGAGCCAGCTCGGGTTCATCGCCGCGAAGGTGCCGGGCCTGGAGATCGCCTCGAACATCCTGCCGATCTACACCCGCACCCCGGCCCTGCTGGCGATGACCGCGGCCGGGCTCGACCACGTCTCCGGCGGCCGGTTCACGCTCGGCCTCGGGGCCAGTGGTCCGCAGGTCATCGAGGGGTTCCACGGCGTGAGGTACGACGCCCCGGTGGGCCGCACCCGGGAGATCGTCGAGATCTGCCGGCAGGTCTGGCGCCGCGAGAAGCTCGAGCACGCGGGCCCGCACTACCGGATTCCGCGCGAGGGCGGGCTCGGCAAGCCGCTGAAGCTCATCAACCACCCCGAGCGCGGGCGCATCCCGATCCTGATCGCGGCCATGGGCCCGAAGAACGTGGAGCTCGCGGCCGAGGTGGCCGAGGGCTGGGCACCGTTCTTCTTCCGGCCCGAGGGTTTTCAGGAGGTCTGGGGTGCGTCGCTGGCCTCCGGATTCTCCCGGCGGGCTCCCGAGCTGGGTGCGCTCGACGTGGTGGTCCCGGTGCCCGTCGCCATCGGCGACGGCACCGAAGCGCTGCTCGAGTTCGCGCGTCCTCAATTCGCCCTCTACATCGGGGGAATGGGCGCGAAGGGCAAGAACTTCTACCACGACCTGGCCACCCGCTACGGCTACGGGGCACAGGCCGACCGGATCCAGGAGCTGTACCTGGCCGGGCGCAAGGAGGAGGCCGCGGCCGCCGTGCCGGCCGACCTGCTCCGCTCGACCGCACTGGTGGGGCCGGCCTCCTGGGTGGCGGAACGACTGGCCGCGCTGGACGAGGCCGGGGTGACCACACTGTCGATCCAGCCCTTCGACCGCACGCATGCCGAGCGGGTGAAGACGATCGAGACCCTGGCCGGGCTGTTGCCCTAG
- a CDS encoding chemotaxis protein CheW — MSESADLASTTYGLFATGEACVGVPLSDVREVTPCPDKLEVLPANAPGLLGALNLRGQVIPVLDLLRMRPEHALGADGSSGREPGDGHTPRRVIVVLLRERQLLGLIVDSVHGVTTPPRLTRMGTPDGQGLLVSHTFTRAETGGIVSVLDVAAMFALPGVPVVQEEGRADGLFGAGAGEPGSVLHVGTGQNSMLLVRCAEHRLAISIESVHTILPRVKVRSSPLRHGSCKGVADYGGAEIPVFDPLELAGLGSLNNEDAEGVAIRFRDGLVVMLLSEVLELINTGSVETMALPAIQVPGRRYLENVLRVPGHGDFLTLAVGSMLEHDDLKALSRLNTPHDSGVPAQRLGEISDADTWTREAKTSETYLTFSAGRDMAVPLRQVVEILEFPERYSVLEAGHEKVLGLFTHRDTVVPLYRLTRLLEVPDSPLESSYVLIVSTDPEGGSGQVVGLVVHALRAIEKAVWEDPDPKRSGHPAGSLEAALLDFTMMRVAPIGTADEPRMLPRVDLSAIGSALVPLDIEEPVSV, encoded by the coding sequence ATGAGCGAGAGCGCCGATCTGGCCTCGACCACCTACGGGCTCTTCGCCACCGGTGAGGCCTGCGTCGGGGTGCCGCTGTCGGACGTGCGGGAGGTGACTCCCTGCCCGGACAAGCTGGAGGTGCTGCCGGCGAACGCCCCCGGCCTGCTCGGGGCGCTGAACCTGCGCGGCCAGGTGATCCCGGTGCTCGACCTGCTGCGGATGCGGCCCGAGCACGCGCTCGGGGCGGACGGTTCCTCCGGGCGGGAGCCCGGCGACGGTCACACGCCACGTCGCGTCATCGTGGTGCTGCTGCGCGAGCGGCAGTTGCTCGGTCTGATCGTCGACAGCGTGCACGGGGTCACGACTCCGCCCCGGCTGACCCGGATGGGGACGCCGGACGGGCAGGGGCTGCTGGTGTCGCACACCTTCACCCGGGCCGAGACCGGCGGCATCGTCAGCGTTCTCGACGTCGCCGCGATGTTCGCGCTACCCGGTGTGCCGGTGGTGCAGGAGGAGGGACGCGCGGACGGGCTCTTCGGGGCCGGTGCCGGTGAGCCGGGTTCGGTGCTGCACGTCGGCACCGGGCAGAACTCGATGCTGCTGGTGCGCTGCGCCGAGCACCGGCTGGCGATCTCGATCGAGTCGGTGCACACCATCCTGCCCCGGGTGAAGGTGCGTAGCTCACCGCTGAGACACGGCTCCTGCAAGGGGGTCGCCGACTACGGAGGGGCCGAGATCCCGGTCTTCGACCCGCTCGAGCTGGCCGGGCTGGGCAGTTTGAACAACGAGGACGCCGAGGGCGTGGCCATCCGTTTCCGCGACGGGCTGGTGGTGATGCTGCTGTCCGAGGTGCTGGAGCTGATCAACACCGGCTCGGTGGAGACGATGGCGCTGCCCGCGATCCAGGTCCCCGGCCGGCGCTACCTCGAGAACGTGCTGCGGGTGCCCGGTCACGGTGACTTCCTCACCCTCGCGGTCGGCTCGATGCTCGAGCACGACGACCTGAAGGCCCTGTCCCGGCTGAACACCCCCCACGACAGCGGGGTTCCGGCCCAGCGGCTGGGCGAGATCTCGGACGCCGACACCTGGACCCGGGAGGCCAAGACCAGCGAGACCTACCTGACGTTCTCGGCCGGCCGGGACATGGCCGTGCCGCTGCGCCAGGTGGTGGAGATCCTGGAGTTCCCGGAGCGGTACTCGGTGCTGGAGGCCGGGCACGAGAAGGTGCTCGGCCTGTTCACGCACCGCGACACGGTGGTGCCGCTGTACCGGCTGACCCGGCTGCTCGAAGTGCCCGACTCGCCGCTGGAGTCGTCGTACGTGCTGATCGTGAGCACCGACCCGGAAGGCGGCAGCGGCCAGGTGGTCGGGCTGGTGGTGCACGCGCTGCGGGCGATCGAGAAGGCCGTCTGGGAGGACCCGGACCCGAAACGCTCCGGCCACCCGGCCGGTTCGCTCGAGGCCGCGCTGCTCGACTTCACCATGATGCGGGTGGCGCCGATCGGCACGGCCGACGAGCCACGGATGCTGCCGCGGGTCGATCTGTCGGCGATCGGGTCGGCCCTGGTGCCCCTCGACATCGAGGAACCGGTGAGCGTCTAG
- a CDS encoding methyl-accepting chemotaxis protein, with translation MSDDTGLSHEERELLAELRSQVDAFGRGQAVAEYAPDGTVMRANERFAELMGYSTVEIIGRNHSSFVPSEVVETSEYAELWEELRSGGNLTGEFRRVWQGKRALWIRSTFVPVKNGEGRVVKVVEYALDITGGRRATADAEGKIQAINRSQAVIEFDLGGVILDANDNFCEAMGYSRQEVVGQHHRMFVPAEEARSAAYRQFWERLGEGEFVAGEFHRVGKGGRDVWLQAVYNPIIGIDGKPWKIVKYAVDVTAAKQVSADYAGKAAAMDRSQAVIEFDLNGKILSVNDNFLATVGYDRDEVVGQHHRMFVPAQVAESDEYADFWRRIREGEYQTGEFHRLGKGSRDIWLQATYNPIFGLNGRPWKVVKFATDVTAEKLRNADFEGKIDAIGRSQAVIEFDLEGNVLTANPLFCDLMGYRLEEIRGRHHRLFVSADEASRPEYQFFWEKLGRGEFDSGEYKRITKNGREVWIRATYNPILTSEGRPFKVVKFASDVTADKLRNSEFAGRVAAINRAQAVIEFDLDGKILVANDNFLKTMGYTQSEIVGQHHSIFCTQDYVLSEDYRDFWLRLQNGELRSGRFHRVGKFGRNVWIQASYNPILDLSGKPMKVIKYAYDITDQVQLEQRLNQKAEAMSEAVQRLSESIEAISMSTSDASRWSSSTQDDAEAGSASLRESVEAISLIQRSSAQIGEIVQVMSDIADQTNLLAFNASIEAARAGEHGLGFSVVAGEVRKLAERSADAAREISKLVQESTMRVNEGARVSEKAGESFEEIVGSVSRTSASIELIVTATKTQVEASAKVSRLIEELLGASQQSAQG, from the coding sequence TTGTCGGACGACACGGGCCTCTCGCATGAGGAGCGCGAGCTTCTCGCGGAGCTAAGAAGCCAGGTTGATGCGTTCGGTCGAGGTCAGGCCGTCGCGGAGTACGCCCCCGACGGCACGGTGATGCGGGCCAACGAGCGCTTTGCCGAGCTCATGGGCTACAGCACGGTCGAGATCATCGGGCGCAATCACAGTTCGTTCGTGCCCAGCGAGGTGGTCGAGACCTCCGAGTACGCGGAACTCTGGGAGGAGCTGCGGTCCGGTGGCAACCTCACCGGCGAGTTCCGCCGGGTCTGGCAGGGCAAGCGCGCCCTGTGGATCCGTTCCACCTTCGTGCCGGTGAAGAACGGCGAGGGCCGCGTGGTGAAGGTGGTCGAGTACGCGCTCGACATCACCGGCGGACGCCGCGCCACGGCCGACGCCGAGGGAAAGATCCAGGCCATCAACCGTTCCCAGGCCGTCATCGAGTTCGACCTCGGTGGGGTGATCCTCGACGCGAACGACAACTTCTGCGAGGCCATGGGCTACTCGCGGCAGGAGGTCGTCGGCCAGCACCACCGCATGTTCGTGCCCGCCGAGGAGGCCCGTTCCGCCGCCTATCGTCAGTTCTGGGAGCGCCTGGGCGAGGGCGAGTTCGTGGCCGGCGAGTTCCACCGGGTCGGCAAGGGCGGTCGTGACGTCTGGCTCCAGGCCGTCTACAACCCGATCATCGGGATCGACGGAAAGCCCTGGAAGATCGTGAAGTACGCGGTCGACGTGACCGCGGCCAAGCAGGTGAGCGCCGACTACGCGGGCAAGGCCGCCGCGATGGACCGCTCGCAGGCCGTCATCGAGTTCGACCTGAACGGCAAGATCCTCTCGGTCAACGACAACTTCCTGGCCACGGTCGGGTACGACCGCGACGAGGTCGTCGGCCAGCACCACCGGATGTTCGTGCCCGCCCAGGTCGCCGAGTCGGACGAGTACGCCGACTTCTGGCGCCGCATCCGCGAGGGCGAGTACCAGACCGGCGAGTTCCACCGTCTCGGCAAGGGCAGTCGCGACATCTGGCTCCAGGCCACCTACAACCCGATCTTCGGGCTGAACGGAAGGCCCTGGAAGGTGGTCAAGTTCGCCACCGACGTGACCGCCGAGAAGCTGCGCAACGCCGACTTCGAGGGCAAGATCGATGCGATCGGCCGCTCCCAGGCGGTGATCGAGTTCGACCTCGAGGGCAACGTGCTCACGGCGAACCCGCTGTTCTGCGACCTGATGGGCTACCGCCTGGAGGAGATCCGCGGCCGCCACCACCGGTTGTTCGTCTCCGCCGACGAGGCCTCGCGGCCGGAGTACCAGTTCTTCTGGGAGAAGCTGGGACGCGGCGAGTTCGACTCGGGTGAGTACAAGCGGATCACCAAGAACGGCCGTGAGGTCTGGATCCGGGCCACCTACAACCCGATCCTGACCAGCGAGGGCCGCCCGTTCAAGGTGGTCAAGTTCGCCAGCGACGTGACCGCCGACAAGCTGCGCAACTCCGAGTTCGCGGGGCGCGTGGCGGCGATCAACCGGGCCCAGGCCGTGATCGAGTTCGACCTCGACGGCAAGATCCTGGTCGCCAACGACAACTTCCTCAAGACGATGGGCTACACCCAGAGCGAGATCGTCGGCCAGCACCACAGCATCTTCTGCACCCAGGACTACGTGCTGTCGGAGGACTACCGGGACTTCTGGCTGCGGCTGCAGAACGGTGAGCTGCGCTCCGGAAGGTTCCACCGGGTGGGCAAGTTCGGCCGCAACGTGTGGATCCAGGCCAGCTACAACCCGATCCTCGACCTCTCGGGCAAGCCGATGAAGGTGATCAAGTACGCGTACGACATCACCGACCAGGTGCAGCTCGAGCAGCGCCTCAACCAGAAGGCCGAGGCGATGAGCGAAGCCGTGCAGCGGCTCAGTGAGTCGATCGAGGCGATCTCGATGAGCACGTCCGACGCCAGCCGCTGGTCGTCGTCCACCCAGGACGACGCCGAGGCCGGATCGGCGTCGCTGCGTGAGTCGGTCGAGGCGATCTCGCTGATCCAGCGCAGCTCGGCCCAGATCGGCGAGATCGTGCAGGTGATGAGCGACATCGCCGATCAGACCAACCTTCTCGCGTTCAACGCCTCGATCGAGGCGGCGCGGGCCGGTGAGCACGGTCTGGGCTTCTCGGTGGTCGCCGGTGAGGTGCGCAAGCTGGCCGAGCGGTCGGCCGACGCGGCGCGCGAGATCTCCAAGCTGGTGCAGGAATCCACGATGCGGGTCAACGAGGGCGCCCGGGTGTCGGAGAAGGCCGGTGAGTCGTTCGAGGAGATCGTCGGCAGCGTCTCGCGCACCAGCGCCTCGATCGAGCTGATCGTGACCGCGACGAAGACCCAGGTCGAGGCCTCGGCGAAGGTCAGCCGGCTGATCGAGGAACTGCTCGGCGCCTCGCAGCAGAGTGCCCAGGGATGA
- a CDS encoding chemotaxis protein CheW has protein sequence MTATYGLFAIGEACVALPLSAVREVTPCPEPLAALPVSARGLLGAVNLRGQVIAVLDLLPEIDHGSAGHRVVVVMHHRDRLLGLLVDSVHGVTSPPALQQVGTHEHRLPVSHAFPAPTQEDEGRGIVSVLDVEALFALPGIPALREDEAGDGVFGADGTAADATDLAGSMLLVRCADHRLTLNIDAVHTIVPRVTVRSSPLRHGSCRGVTDYGGAEVPVFDPLALAGLGELSAGDTEGVAVKFRDGVVVMLLSEVLELIPASAGQRFTLPGVQVPGRRYLDGVVRVPGRGDFLSLSVEAILAHEDLNALSRLNTPPRHEGVPAPRAADDEESAGQSRAGGTYLTFSVGRDFAVPLEQVVEILPFPEQYSVLRAGDEDVLGLFTHRDTVVPLYRLSGLLRAGDPSLPAAYVLVVSAGPDGRVVGLAVHALRAIERSIWEDPAAPGEAPSGEPSLEQALARRRTIRLAAIGTSDEPRMLTRVDLSAVGAALVPDSPTRLTTTSSGTGILAPHAN, from the coding sequence ATGACCGCCACCTACGGCCTCTTCGCCATCGGTGAGGCCTGCGTGGCGCTGCCGCTGTCGGCGGTGCGGGAGGTGACGCCCTGCCCGGAACCGCTGGCGGCGCTGCCGGTCTCGGCCCGCGGGCTGCTCGGTGCGGTGAACCTGCGCGGGCAGGTGATCGCCGTGCTCGACCTGCTGCCGGAGATCGACCACGGTTCGGCCGGGCACCGCGTGGTGGTGGTCATGCACCACCGGGACCGGCTGCTCGGGCTCCTGGTCGACAGCGTGCACGGGGTCACCTCGCCGCCGGCCCTCCAGCAGGTGGGGACGCACGAGCACCGGCTCCCGGTGTCGCACGCCTTCCCGGCGCCGACGCAGGAGGACGAGGGCAGGGGCATCGTCTCCGTGCTCGACGTGGAGGCCCTGTTCGCCCTGCCCGGTATCCCGGCGCTGCGGGAGGACGAGGCCGGGGACGGGGTCTTCGGGGCGGACGGGACGGCGGCCGACGCCACCGACCTGGCCGGGTCGATGCTGCTGGTGCGCTGCGCGGACCACCGGCTCACGCTGAACATCGACGCCGTGCACACCATCGTGCCCCGGGTGACGGTGCGCAGCTCGCCGTTGCGGCACGGATCCTGCCGCGGGGTCACCGACTACGGCGGCGCCGAGGTGCCGGTGTTCGACCCGCTGGCCCTGGCCGGTCTCGGCGAGCTCTCGGCGGGCGACACCGAGGGCGTCGCGGTGAAGTTCCGGGACGGGGTGGTGGTGATGCTGCTGTCCGAGGTGCTCGAGCTGATCCCGGCGTCGGCCGGGCAGCGGTTCACGCTGCCCGGGGTGCAGGTGCCCGGTCGCCGGTACCTGGACGGGGTGGTGCGGGTGCCCGGGCGGGGCGACTTCCTCTCGCTGTCGGTCGAGGCCATCCTCGCGCACGAGGACCTGAACGCGCTGTCGCGGCTGAACACCCCTCCACGCCACGAGGGGGTTCCGGCCCCGCGGGCGGCGGACGACGAGGAGAGCGCGGGGCAGAGCCGGGCGGGCGGGACCTACCTGACCTTCTCGGTGGGCCGGGACTTCGCGGTGCCGCTCGAGCAGGTGGTCGAGATCCTGCCCTTCCCGGAGCAGTACTCGGTGCTGCGAGCCGGTGACGAAGACGTCCTGGGCCTGTTCACCCACCGCGACACCGTGGTGCCGCTCTACCGCCTGTCCGGTCTGCTCCGGGCCGGGGACCCGTCGCTGCCGGCCGCCTACGTGCTCGTGGTGAGCGCGGGGCCGGACGGGCGGGTGGTCGGCCTCGCGGTGCACGCGCTGCGCGCCATCGAGCGCTCGATCTGGGAGGACCCGGCGGCGCCGGGCGAGGCACCCTCCGGGGAACCGTCGCTGGAACAGGCGCTGGCCCGGCGGCGCACGATCCGGCTGGCGGCCATCGGCACCTCCGACGAGCCGCGGATGCTGACCCGGGTGGACCTCTCCGCGGTGGGAGCCGCGCTGGTCCCGGACTCACCCACCCGGTTGACCACCACGTCCTCAGGCACCGGAATTCTGGCACCGCATGCCAATTGA